Proteins co-encoded in one Rhodococcus sp. PAMC28707 genomic window:
- the glgC gene encoding glucose-1-phosphate adenylyltransferase, which translates to MRTQPHVLGIVLAGGEGKRLYPMTADRAKPAVPFGGAYRLIDFVLSNLVNAGYLRLCVLTQYKSHSLDRHISQTWRLSGFAGEYITPVPAQQRLGPRWYTGSADAIFQSLNLVYDEDPEYIVVFGADHVYRMDPEQMVQQHIDSGAGVTVAGIRVPRSEAYAFGCIDSDENGNITQFLEKPAHPPGTPDDPNVTYASMGNYVFTTKVLIDAIKADAENSDSDHDMGGDIIPALVEAGMASVYDFNDNVVPGATERDRGYWRDVGTIDAFYDAHMDLVSVHPIFNLYNRRWPIRSAAENLPPAKFVQGGLAQESIVGAGSILSAATVRNSVLSSNVMIDSGATVEGSVLMPGVKIGKGAVVRRAILDKNVVVGDGEIVGVDVERDKERFNVSAGGIVTVGKGIWI; encoded by the coding sequence GTGAGGACACAACCGCACGTACTAGGCATTGTGCTGGCAGGCGGTGAGGGTAAACGTCTATACCCGATGACCGCCGATCGAGCCAAGCCCGCCGTCCCATTCGGTGGCGCATATCGACTGATCGACTTCGTGCTCAGTAATCTCGTCAACGCCGGATACCTCCGGCTGTGCGTGCTGACTCAGTACAAGTCCCATTCGCTGGACCGCCATATCTCGCAAACTTGGCGCCTGTCGGGTTTCGCGGGTGAATACATCACGCCGGTACCGGCGCAGCAACGGCTCGGCCCACGCTGGTACACCGGCAGCGCCGATGCGATCTTCCAGTCGCTCAACCTCGTCTACGACGAGGACCCCGAGTACATCGTCGTTTTCGGCGCCGATCACGTCTATCGCATGGATCCGGAACAGATGGTCCAGCAGCACATCGATTCGGGTGCAGGCGTCACCGTGGCGGGCATCAGGGTTCCGCGTAGCGAAGCGTATGCATTCGGCTGCATCGACTCCGACGAGAACGGCAACATCACCCAGTTTCTCGAGAAGCCGGCGCACCCACCGGGGACTCCCGACGACCCGAACGTCACCTATGCCTCGATGGGCAACTACGTGTTCACCACCAAGGTGCTCATCGACGCCATCAAAGCCGACGCCGAGAACTCCGACTCCGACCACGACATGGGCGGTGACATCATCCCGGCTCTCGTCGAGGCGGGCATGGCGTCGGTGTACGACTTCAACGACAACGTCGTTCCCGGTGCCACCGAACGCGACCGAGGCTACTGGCGTGATGTCGGCACCATCGACGCGTTCTACGACGCGCACATGGATCTGGTGTCCGTGCATCCGATCTTCAATCTCTACAACCGTCGCTGGCCCATTCGCAGTGCCGCCGAAAACCTTCCGCCCGCAAAATTCGTGCAGGGCGGGCTCGCCCAGGAATCCATTGTGGGCGCAGGTTCCATCCTGTCGGCGGCAACGGTTCGCAATTCGGTTCTGAGCTCGAACGTCATGATCGACAGTGGCGCGACCGTGGAGGGCAGCGTCCTGATGCCCGGGGTGAAAATCGGCAAGGGTGCGGTCGTTCGCCGGGCAATCCTGGACAAGAATGTCGTCGTCGGTGACGGCGAAATCGTCGGCGTCGACGTCGAGCGCGACAAGGAACGCTTCAACGTCTCCGCCGGCGGCATCGTCACCGTCGGCAAGGGCATCTGGATCTAG
- a CDS encoding O-methyltransferase, producing MLTNAEKLLTYAEDSVQEDEILVNARERADDLGAAPVPPSVGAVLSIFAQMLSAKTVVEVGTGAGVSGLWLLDGMREDGVLTTIDTEPEHQRAAKEAFRAGGIAPSRTRLINGWALDVLPRLADDTYDLVFIDTSPVDHLHFVQESVRLLRPGGVLVLHNALLGGRVPDFTQRDATTVAVRAAARAIAEDDRLTTVLLPLGDGLICASRS from the coding sequence GTGCTGACAAATGCCGAGAAGTTGCTCACCTACGCCGAGGACTCCGTGCAGGAAGACGAGATCCTCGTCAATGCTCGTGAACGCGCTGACGATCTCGGTGCCGCACCCGTGCCGCCGTCCGTAGGCGCGGTACTGAGCATCTTCGCGCAGATGCTCAGCGCCAAGACCGTCGTCGAGGTCGGAACGGGTGCGGGAGTGTCCGGCCTATGGCTGCTCGACGGGATGCGCGAGGACGGCGTGCTCACCACCATCGACACCGAACCCGAACATCAGCGCGCCGCGAAGGAAGCGTTCCGTGCCGGCGGTATCGCGCCGTCGCGGACGCGCCTCATCAACGGATGGGCGCTCGATGTCCTCCCCCGCCTCGCCGACGACACCTACGACTTGGTGTTCATCGACACCAGTCCGGTGGACCACCTGCATTTCGTACAGGAGAGCGTGCGACTACTTCGCCCCGGCGGAGTTCTGGTGTTGCACAACGCCTTGCTGGGCGGGCGGGTTCCCGACTTCACGCAGCGTGACGCCACTACCGTCGCCGTCCGCGCTGCCGCTCGCGCCATCGCTGAGGACGACCGCCTCACGACCGTCCTACTCCCCCTCGGCGACGGGCTGATCTGCGCCTCACGGAGCTAG
- the sigE gene encoding RNA polymerase sigma factor SigE, translated as MPEPADSAAVADLSGTAVFDATGEKNTMPSWDELVREHGDRVYRLAYRLSGNAQDAEDLTQDTFIRVFRSLSNYQPGTFEGWLHRITTNLFLDMVRRRNRIRMEALPEDYDRVPSELPNPEQIYHDARLDPDLQSALDSLAPEFRAAIVLCDIEGLSYEEIGATLGVKLGTVRSRIHRGRAALREYLRVNGKVEPDHASVQ; from the coding sequence TTGCCCGAGCCCGCCGATTCTGCTGCTGTAGCGGATCTGAGCGGCACCGCCGTATTCGACGCAACCGGCGAAAAGAACACGATGCCGTCCTGGGACGAGCTCGTTCGCGAACACGGCGACCGCGTCTACCGTTTGGCATACCGGCTGTCCGGCAACGCGCAGGATGCCGAGGATCTCACACAGGACACGTTCATTCGTGTGTTCCGTTCGCTGTCGAACTATCAGCCCGGCACATTCGAGGGCTGGCTGCACCGCATCACCACCAACCTGTTTCTCGACATGGTCCGTCGACGCAATCGGATTAGAATGGAAGCGCTACCCGAGGACTACGACCGGGTCCCTTCCGAGCTCCCGAACCCGGAACAGATCTACCACGACGCACGCCTCGACCCTGATCTGCAGTCCGCGCTGGACTCGTTGGCGCCGGAGTTTCGCGCCGCGATCGTGCTGTGCGACATCGAAGGGCTGTCGTACGAAGAGATCGGTGCAACACTCGGTGTGAAGCTCGGAACCGTCCGAAGTCGAATCCACCGTGGACGCGCAGCGCTTCGCGAGTATCTTCGAGTGAACGGGAAGGTCGAGCCGGATCACGCAAGTGTCCAGTAG